The Erythrobacter sp. genome segment GTGACAGTTCAACGCTGCACCCCCAATTGTGGAGCATGAACGCCTTGAAAAACCGCATCACCCGCCCGCTTGCTGTCGCCCTTTTCGGCGCGGCAACCTTGGCGATCCCCGCAACTCTCGCGCTGCCGGTGGCTCCCGCTGTCGCAGCGCCTGCGCAAGCCAACGAGCTCGACCGCGCGGTACGCGCCCTGCGCGCCATTACTACCATGCGCGCCGATTTCACCCAGACCGACCGGGCGGGCAATTCCGTCGCGGGTGTGCTGACGCTGCGCAATCCCGGCCGCATCCGCTTCGAATACACCGACGATGTGAACATGCTCGTCGTGTCGGACGGTCGCGCGCTGACGCTGGTCGACTACGATGTCAGCCAGGTCGAACGCTGGCCGATCAGCAATTCGCCGCTGGGGGCACTGCTCGATCCCGATCGCGACATGCGCCGCTATGGCACGCTCCAGCCCAGTTCCACCGACAACGTCATTAGCGTGCAGGTCCGCGATCCCGATCGTCCAGAGTTCGGCGTGATCACGCTGGTGTTTGTCGAAGACGCAAGCGCGCCCGGCGGGCTCGAACTGGCAAGCTGGGTCGCGCTGGATTCGCAGAACACCCGCACCACCGTGCGGCTGCGCAATCACCGCTATGGCATGACCGTGCCCAACAGCGCCTTCACCTACCGCGATCCGCGCCGCACCACCCGTCGGCCGGGATAAACGCCCGCCCGCCCAATTGTTGTAAATTTGCGACAAATGCCCGCAGATATTCATTGGCGAGACAGGCTCGCATCCCTATTTTACGAAGGCAAGGCGCGGTGAGGCCGGGTTTCCCCCCTGTTGCCCTGGCTTCAACAAGCCGCTGCTTTGTTAAGCGTGACGAACGCTTGTTAAGGAACCCCCGTCGCAATGCCCCCGCGACGGGGGTTTTTTTATGCTTTTTCCCCGCCTAGGGGTTGGGCATGATCTCTGTCGCCACCTGGAACATCAATTCGGTCCGCCTGCGGATGCCGCTCGTTGCGCAATTCCTTGAGCAGGAAGCGCCCGACGTGCTCTGCCTGCAGGAGATCAAGTGCCAGGAGCACCTGTTCCCCGCGCAGGCCTTTGCCGAACTCGGCTATGTCCATCAGGCGGTGCATGGCCAGAAAGGCTATCACGGCGTCGCCACCGTCAGCCGTGTGCCGCTCAAGGAATTCTCACGCCACGACTGGCAGGACAACGGCGAGGCGCGGCATGTTGGCGTCGAACTGCTGGGTGATGGCAAAGGCCTGGTGATCGAGAACGTCTATATTCCCGCGGGTGGCGATCTGCCCGACCGGGAGGCCAATCCAAAATTCGGCCAGAAGCTCGATTTCGTCGAACGCATGACTCGCTGGGCCGAGGCCATCGACCGACCCAGCCTGCTGGTAGGCGATTTCAACGTCGCCCCGCTCGACTGCGATGTCTACGATCACAAGGCCCTGCTCAAGGTGGTCAGCCACACCCCGATCGAAGTCGAACGTCTGGGCCTGTTGCAGGACGCGCACGGCTGGGTCGATCTGGGCCGCAAACATATCCCTGCGCCCGAGCGCAACTATTCGTGGTGGTCCTACCGGACCTACTGGCAAGGCAAGGATCGCGGGCGGCGGCTCGATCATATGTGGGCCTCGCCCGACCTCGCCGCGCAGAGCCGCGAGCACCGCATTGCCGAGCACACCCGCAACTGGGAACAACCCAGCGATCACGTCCCGCTGGTGACGGAGTTCGACCTCTGAGCGAGGACACGCCAAGTCCGGCACGCCGCGTGGCGCAGGCGGTCGACGCGCTGCGGCACGGCTGGCCGATCAAGGTGGGCGATGCGCCGGTGCTACTACCGGTGGAGACTGCACCGGTCCGCAATGCCACCTCGACCTGCCTGCTGATTTCGGCGGCGCGCGCGGAAACGCTGCGGCTGACCAACCAGCGCGCGGCGGCGGACGGGCATTCGCCGGTGCTGATCCGCGCGGCGGAACCGCTCGATCTGCAGGCCACGCTGCCGGTAGCCGATCCGGCGCTTGATCCGGTGCACCCGATGAAGGGGCCGTTCTCTGCCGAGGACTTGCCTTGGGGGGAAGAAGCGGTGGTCGCACTGGAACTGGCACGCATCGCCGGAGTCCTGCCCGCCTTCATGGTCGATCCAATCCCCGCTGGAGAGCCTGTGACGCTTGCAACCGGCGACCTGGCCTTGTGGAGCGATCCGCACAACCTCGCCATCGCCACCCGTGCCCACCTGCCCATCACCCACGAGGAGACGGCGGAAATCGTCGCCTTCCGCTCGGTGAACGATATGCGCGAACACGTGGCGCTGGTGCTAGGGCAGCAGACATCGGACCGCGCGCCGTTGGTTCGGCTGCACTCCGAATGCCTGACTGGCGATATTTTCGGCAGCCTCAAATGCGATTGCGGCCCCCAGCTCGACGCGGCGCTGGCAGCGATGAGCGCCGAGGCAGCAGCGGGCGGCTGGGGGGTCCTGCTCTACATGCGGCAGGAAGGGCGTGGCATCGGCCTCGTCAACAAACTGCGCGCCTATCGCTTGCAGGACGAAGGCTTGGACACGCTCGAGGCCAACCGCCGCCTCGGCCTGCCCGAGGAAGCGCGCGACTTCCCGCTGGCGGCGCGGATGCTTGACCTGCTGGCGGTGCCCGCCGTCCGGCTGCTGACCAACAATCCTGCGAAGGTGGCGGCGCTGGAAGCGGCGGGGGTGCAGGTGATCGAGCGCGTGGCGCACGAGCTACCCGCCAACCCGCACAATGTACGCTACCTGGCCACCAAACGCGACCGCGCAGGGCATTTGCTGGGTTAGAGTCCATACCGAACGTCACTCAAAAGCACGCTCATGCTGAGCTTGTCGAAGCACGGCCACCATGCCCGCCCAGTGGGGCTGTATTTGTGGCTGCCCTTCGACGAGCTCAGGATGAGCGAGTATGGTTGTGAGTCGGAACAGGTTAGTTGGAGTTAAAGCCAGCGCCCCAGTGCCTTCCCCATCCGCACCGCATCGCCCGCAGTACAATGATCAAGCCAATCGACCCGCCCCGGCTCAAACAGCAGCACCACAGTAGAGCCGAGGAAGAAACGGCCCATTTCATCCCCCGCTGCCAATGCTCGTTCGCCTGAAGCAAAATCGTGATGCACCAGCGTGGGATGGTGGGCCTCAACCCGGCCGCCCCACACGGTCTCGATCCCGGCGACGATCATCGCCCCCACCATCACGCTGGCGAACTGGCCGTGCTGGCCGTCGAACAGGCAGGCGAGGCGTTCGTTGCGGGCGAACAGGCCGTCGACATTCTCCGCCGTTACCTGATTCACCGAGAACAGGTCGCCGGGAACGTAGGTGGTCGAGCGCAGGTCCCCCGCCGCTGGCAAGTGGACCCGGTGATAGTCCTTCGGGCTGAGGTAGATCGTCGCGAAGCTGCCGCCCTCGAACCGCTCCGCTGCTGCTGCATCGCCGCCAAGCAGCTGGCAAGCGGTGAAGTGGCGACCCTTGGCCTGAAAAATGCACCCTGCCTCGATCCGTCCGATCTGGCTGATCGCGCCGTCGGCGGGGCAGAGCACGAACTCGGCGGCGTCCGCCAGCGGCCGTGCTCCCGGTTTGAGTTCGCGGGTGAAGAAGTCGTTGAAGCTGGCGTAGGCCTCCACCGGGCGCGCAGCTTCGGTCATGTCGACATCATAGGCAGCGATGAAGCGACGAATCAGCCGGTCCTTGAGCCACCCTGCCTCGCTCGACGCGAATTTGCCCGCAAGCCGCGAAACGGCATGGTGGGGCAACGCGTGCTGGAGGCGGATAAAGTTCTTTGACATGGGTCAGGAGCCGCTCAGCGGAGCTGGCTGTCTTTCGATCCGCGACGGTTGATGACGGAATGGCTCACGGCGCGGTCTTTCCCCGATTGGCATTCGATGCAGGTGCGCACGCCCGGAACGGCGGCGCGACGCTTCTCCGGTATGTCTTCGCCGCACAATGCGCAATGCCTGGCGCTCTCGCCGTGAGGCATACGGGCGCGCGCGGCGGCTACCGCATCGCTCACGCTGTCATCAATCTGATCCTGCACCGCGCCATCGCGCGTCCAGCCACCGGCCATGGACATTCTCCTCGGCCCTCAACGAGCGGAGGTGGCGCGGTGTTCCTAACGCTCTTCGTAGCGGCTCAGGCCACGGCCCAGCGCGTTCTCGCCGATCCCGCCCATGTCGCCCGACCAGTCGGCCACGAACACGGTGTTGCGGTCTACGCCGGGAGCCAGCCGCGCATCGTTGCCCACCACGTTGAGCCCGCTCGAATCGTGTTCGCGGCCTTCGGCGGCGACGGCGATGAAGGCGGAGTAGTTCTCCTTGTCCTGCCCTTGCACGAACCAGTTGTTGCTGATCTGACCCACCGCGCCGCCGGGCAGGTCGATCATGTAATTGGTCGCACGGCCCGCTGCATCGTCGAAGCTGGAAGCGGCGATGTCCACCCGCATGGCGCGCGATTTGACATAGTGCCCGCCGCGACCCTGTTCGAAGCGGCTGTTGGTGATCCGCACATGCGCGAGTTCGCCGGTATAGACCGAATGCGCGCAGCCGCCCGCACCTTCACACGTGCCCAGCCGGGTGAAGGTTGAACGGTCGATCACCAGCCGCGCGCCCGGGTCCTGCGCAGTGAGGATGCCCTGCTGGCTGTCGCGGAACCACGATTCCGCCACGGTCAGGTCGCCCTGTTCCAGCCTTATGCCCGCGCCGTTGTAATCGGGTACGCGCATGTTCTCGAAGATCAGCCCCGCCACTTCGGCGCTGCGCCCGCGCAACACCAAAGCAGCCTTGCCTTCGCAGGTGACGCCGTCGAACACCGCCGAACCCGGCTCGGTGGCAAGATAGGAAATTGCGCCCGCGCTCTGCACCGCGCATTGCTCGTGACGGCCCGGCGCGATGGCGATGGTGCCCTGCCCGTCGCCGATGGCGTTCACCGCGTCCTGGAGATTGGCAAAGCCCTGCCCGGTTTCGACAAAGGTGTAAGGCGCAGTGCGCTCCTGAGCGAGGAGTGTTGCTGTCGGAATCGCGGCAATCGCGAGGCCTGCGATGGCAAGTATCACCTTGTGGGAAAGGCGGGAAGCGGGCGGGCGGGTCGGCTGGGTCATCACCCGCACAGACATAAGGCAAAACGGTTAACCGCCGGTCAAGGCCTTGCGCTATCCCGCGGCGGTCGCCCCCGCCGTGGGCCGGTGCCCAGCGGCACCTCGATCCCGCGCCGTTTGAGTGCCTCGCGAATCAGCACTTCCAGTTCCGCATTCACCGAGCGCAATTCCTGCGCCGCGAGGCGCTCCACCGCATCGTGGAGCGCCGGATCGAGGCGCAGGGCAAATGCCTTTTTGGGGGCTTTCTTCG includes the following:
- a CDS encoding outer membrane lipoprotein carrier protein LolA is translated as MNALKNRITRPLAVALFGAATLAIPATLALPVAPAVAAPAQANELDRAVRALRAITTMRADFTQTDRAGNSVAGVLTLRNPGRIRFEYTDDVNMLVVSDGRALTLVDYDVSQVERWPISNSPLGALLDPDRDMRRYGTLQPSSTDNVISVQVRDPDRPEFGVITLVFVEDASAPGGLELASWVALDSQNTRTTVRLRNHRYGMTVPNSAFTYRDPRRTTRRPG
- a CDS encoding exodeoxyribonuclease III, with the translated sequence MISVATWNINSVRLRMPLVAQFLEQEAPDVLCLQEIKCQEHLFPAQAFAELGYVHQAVHGQKGYHGVATVSRVPLKEFSRHDWQDNGEARHVGVELLGDGKGLVIENVYIPAGGDLPDREANPKFGQKLDFVERMTRWAEAIDRPSLLVGDFNVAPLDCDVYDHKALLKVVSHTPIEVERLGLLQDAHGWVDLGRKHIPAPERNYSWWSYRTYWQGKDRGRRLDHMWASPDLAAQSREHRIAEHTRNWEQPSDHVPLVTEFDL
- the ribA gene encoding GTP cyclohydrolase II; translated protein: MAQAVDALRHGWPIKVGDAPVLLPVETAPVRNATSTCLLISAARAETLRLTNQRAAADGHSPVLIRAAEPLDLQATLPVADPALDPVHPMKGPFSAEDLPWGEEAVVALELARIAGVLPAFMVDPIPAGEPVTLATGDLALWSDPHNLAIATRAHLPITHEETAEIVAFRSVNDMREHVALVLGQQTSDRAPLVRLHSECLTGDIFGSLKCDCGPQLDAALAAMSAEAAAGGWGVLLYMRQEGRGIGLVNKLRAYRLQDEGLDTLEANRRLGLPEEARDFPLAARMLDLLAVPAVRLLTNNPAKVAALEAAGVQVIERVAHELPANPHNVRYLATKRDRAGHLLG
- the psd gene encoding phosphatidylserine decarboxylase (Phosphatidylserine decarboxylase is synthesized as a single chain precursor. Generation of the pyruvoyl active site from a Ser is coupled to cleavage of a Gly-Ser bond between the larger (beta) and smaller (alpha chains). It is an integral membrane protein.) produces the protein MSKNFIRLQHALPHHAVSRLAGKFASSEAGWLKDRLIRRFIAAYDVDMTEAARPVEAYASFNDFFTRELKPGARPLADAAEFVLCPADGAISQIGRIEAGCIFQAKGRHFTACQLLGGDAAAAERFEGGSFATIYLSPKDYHRVHLPAAGDLRSTTYVPGDLFSVNQVTAENVDGLFARNERLACLFDGQHGQFASVMVGAMIVAGIETVWGGRVEAHHPTLVHHDFASGERALAAGDEMGRFFLGSTVVLLFEPGRVDWLDHCTAGDAVRMGKALGRWL
- a CDS encoding DksA/TraR family C4-type zinc finger protein, coding for MAGGWTRDGAVQDQIDDSVSDAVAAARARMPHGESARHCALCGEDIPEKRRAAVPGVRTCIECQSGKDRAVSHSVINRRGSKDSQLR
- a CDS encoding right-handed parallel beta-helix repeat-containing protein; this encodes MTQPTRPPASRLSHKVILAIAGLAIAAIPTATLLAQERTAPYTFVETGQGFANLQDAVNAIGDGQGTIAIAPGRHEQCAVQSAGAISYLATEPGSAVFDGVTCEGKAALVLRGRSAEVAGLIFENMRVPDYNGAGIRLEQGDLTVAESWFRDSQQGILTAQDPGARLVIDRSTFTRLGTCEGAGGCAHSVYTGELAHVRITNSRFEQGRGGHYVKSRAMRVDIAASSFDDAAGRATNYMIDLPGGAVGQISNNWFVQGQDKENYSAFIAVAAEGREHDSSGLNVVGNDARLAPGVDRNTVFVADWSGDMGGIGENALGRGLSRYEER
- a CDS encoding toxin-antitoxin system HicB family antitoxin, giving the protein MPQEPKKAPKKAFALRLDPALHDAVERLAAQELRSVNAELEVLIREALKRRGIEVPLGTGPRRGRPPRDSARP